From one Agrobacterium fabrum str. C58 genomic stretch:
- a CDS encoding peptidoglycan -binding protein translates to MALARNRRRDRGVDYWPGFVDALSTLLMAIMFLLTVFVLAQFVLSREITGKDEVLTRLNSQIAELTELLAMEKGNKQDIEDALASLQSTLAASENERSRLQSLLDAGSGNNASANARIGSLTGELDEQRQANSRASAQIELLNQQIAALRAQIASVEAALQASEAKDTSSQVKIADLGRRLNVALAQRVQELNRYRSDFFGRLREILSDRENIRIVGDRFVFQSEVLFPSGGNDLNPEGQAEMAKLATALLDLAKEIPAEINWVLRVDGHTDNVQLTGSGRYRDNWELSSARATSVVKFLISKGVPANRLVAAGFGEYQPIAEGDSPEARQQNRRIELKLTER, encoded by the coding sequence ATGGCGCTTGCGCGCAATCGCCGCCGCGACAGGGGTGTGGACTATTGGCCGGGTTTCGTCGATGCGCTGTCGACGCTGCTCATGGCCATCATGTTTCTGCTGACAGTTTTCGTGCTGGCGCAATTCGTGCTGTCGCGGGAAATTACCGGTAAGGACGAGGTGCTGACCCGCCTTAATAGCCAGATTGCCGAATTGACCGAGCTTCTGGCGATGGAAAAGGGCAACAAGCAGGATATCGAGGACGCACTGGCGAGCCTGCAATCCACGCTTGCGGCGTCGGAAAACGAGCGTTCGCGCCTGCAGTCACTTCTCGATGCGGGTTCGGGCAACAATGCCAGCGCCAATGCCCGGATCGGCAGCCTGACCGGCGAGCTGGACGAGCAGCGGCAGGCGAACTCCCGCGCCTCCGCGCAGATCGAATTGCTGAACCAGCAGATCGCGGCGCTGAGGGCGCAGATCGCTTCCGTCGAAGCCGCCCTGCAGGCATCGGAGGCCAAGGATACCTCGTCCCAGGTCAAGATCGCGGATCTGGGCCGCCGCCTCAATGTCGCGCTGGCGCAGCGCGTGCAGGAACTGAACCGTTATCGCTCGGACTTCTTCGGGCGGCTGCGGGAAATCCTCTCCGACCGCGAAAACATCCGCATCGTCGGGGACCGTTTCGTCTTTCAGTCGGAGGTACTGTTTCCTTCCGGCGGCAATGACCTCAACCCGGAAGGGCAGGCGGAAATGGCGAAGCTGGCGACCGCGTTGCTCGATCTTGCCAAGGAAATCCCGGCGGAGATCAACTGGGTGCTGCGCGTGGATGGCCATACGGATAATGTCCAGCTTACTGGTTCCGGCCGCTACCGCGACAATTGGGAGCTTTCTTCTGCCCGCGCGACATCGGTGGTGAAATTCCTGATTTCCAAGGGCGTACCGGCAAACCGGCTGGTTGCCGCCGGTTTCGGCGAATATCAGCCGATTGCGGAAGGTGACTCACCGGAAGCGCGCCAGCAGAACCGCCGCATCGAACTCAAGCTGACCGAGCGCTGA
- a CDS encoding inositol monophosphatase family protein has translation MARSALLNVMVQAAIKAGKSLSRDFGEVQNLQVSVKGPSDFVSQADLKAEKIVREELMKARPTYDFLGEEGGEEKGTDGAHRWIVDPLDGTTNFLHGIPHFAVSIALERNGEIVAGVIFNPATDELYTAERGGGAFLNDRRIRVAARKVLTDCVIGCGVPHLGRGNHGKFLVELRHVMGEAAGIRRMGAASLDLAYVAAGRFDGYWEADLSPWDVAAGLVLIREAGGFASDAKGGTDIFGTGSVAAGNEYIHKALVEVANRPIPGR, from the coding sequence ATGGCCCGTTCAGCCCTTCTCAATGTCATGGTTCAGGCCGCCATCAAGGCGGGTAAATCTTTGTCGCGTGACTTCGGTGAAGTGCAGAACCTTCAGGTTTCGGTCAAGGGACCGAGCGACTTCGTTTCTCAGGCAGACCTCAAGGCCGAGAAGATCGTGCGCGAGGAGCTGATGAAGGCCCGCCCGACCTACGACTTCCTGGGCGAGGAAGGCGGCGAGGAAAAAGGCACGGATGGCGCGCATCGCTGGATCGTCGATCCGCTCGATGGCACCACCAATTTCCTGCACGGCATTCCGCATTTTGCGGTTTCGATCGCGCTGGAGCGGAACGGGGAAATTGTTGCCGGCGTGATCTTTAACCCGGCCACAGACGAACTCTACACCGCCGAGCGCGGCGGCGGCGCGTTCCTCAACGATCGTCGCATCCGCGTTGCCGCACGCAAGGTGCTGACTGATTGCGTCATCGGCTGCGGCGTGCCGCATCTTGGCCGTGGCAATCACGGCAAGTTCCTGGTCGAGCTTCGCCATGTCATGGGCGAAGCGGCCGGCATCCGCCGTATGGGCGCAGCGTCGCTTGATCTCGCTTATGTCGCGGCCGGCCGTTTCGACGGTTACTGGGAAGCAGACCTTTCACCCTGGGACGTAGCCGCAGGTCTGGTGCTGATTCGTGAAGCCGGCGGCTTCGCGTCGGACGCCAAGGGCGGCACGGATATCTTCGGAACCGGCAGTGTTGCTGCAGGTAACGAATATATCCACAAGGCACTCGTCGAGGTCGCCAACCGCCCGATACCGGGTCGCTGA
- a CDS encoding tetratricopeptide repeat protein translates to MFMRSVPLCLSVSLLALAFGAPAGVAFAQSGPQSESNAMSRQLENEAQPTRQGRVQSEEQKDLEPSSGVNVYQRMGADLPALPPEKEFKGRVDEAYGHFQRGEYVQALDKALTRAQNGDASAQTLVAEMMSRGLGIARDEKTAAFWYQQAAEGGDPVAMFKFALILMEGKFVTRDKAKADDFMRRAAEAGNASAQFNWGQILVSENPGAKGLLMALPFYEKSAEQGIADAQYAVSQIYWSVKDVPTEKKAKARDWLMRAAKAGYDTAQVDLGVWLVNGFGGERNLDEGFRWLYGAAQRGNVVAQNKVAHLYVQALGTRPDPVEAAKWYVLSRRAGLKDPRLEDFYLGITDEQQKKAIEAANRFRPT, encoded by the coding sequence ATGTTCATGCGCTCGGTTCCTCTCTGCCTTTCCGTTTCGCTGCTGGCGCTCGCTTTCGGTGCGCCCGCGGGTGTCGCCTTTGCCCAGTCGGGACCGCAGAGCGAAAGCAATGCCATGTCCCGCCAGCTGGAAAATGAGGCCCAGCCTACCCGACAGGGCCGGGTGCAATCGGAAGAGCAGAAGGATCTCGAGCCGTCTTCCGGCGTCAACGTTTATCAGCGCATGGGCGCGGATCTGCCCGCTCTGCCGCCGGAAAAGGAATTCAAAGGCCGGGTGGACGAAGCCTATGGCCATTTCCAGCGCGGTGAATATGTCCAGGCGCTCGACAAGGCGCTGACCCGCGCGCAGAACGGTGATGCGTCCGCACAGACGCTGGTGGCGGAAATGATGTCGCGTGGCCTCGGTATCGCCCGCGACGAAAAGACTGCCGCTTTCTGGTATCAGCAGGCGGCTGAGGGCGGCGATCCCGTCGCCATGTTCAAATTCGCGCTGATCCTGATGGAGGGCAAGTTCGTCACCCGTGACAAGGCGAAGGCCGACGATTTCATGCGACGTGCGGCGGAAGCAGGCAATGCCTCTGCCCAGTTCAACTGGGGCCAGATTCTGGTTTCGGAAAATCCCGGCGCCAAGGGGCTCTTGATGGCCTTGCCGTTTTATGAAAAATCCGCCGAGCAGGGCATTGCCGACGCGCAATATGCGGTGTCGCAGATCTACTGGTCGGTCAAGGATGTGCCGACCGAGAAAAAGGCCAAGGCGCGGGACTGGCTGATGCGGGCGGCAAAGGCTGGTTACGATACGGCGCAGGTCGATCTCGGCGTCTGGTTGGTCAATGGTTTCGGCGGTGAGCGTAATCTGGATGAGGGTTTTCGCTGGCTGTATGGCGCGGCACAGCGCGGTAATGTCGTGGCGCAGAACAAGGTGGCGCATCTTTACGTTCAGGCGCTCGGCACCCGGCCGGATCCGGTGGAGGCGGCCAAGTGGTATGTGCTTTCCCGGCGCGCCGGTTTGAAGGATCCGAGGCTGGAAGACTTCTATCTCGGCATCACCGACGAGCAGCAGAAAAAGGCGATCGAAGCGGCAAATCGTTTCCGTCCGACGTGA
- a CDS encoding thiamine phosphate synthase, whose translation MSIVEDRCRLVLIVPQRDDAQKQVTEVEDALRGGDVASVIIPQYGLDDAAFQKWAELIVPIVQAAGAAALIAGDSRTASRVKADGLHVGGNAEALAEAVENFTPKLIVGGGNADDRHKALEMGESNPDYVFFGKLEGDIKPEAHPKNLALGEWWASMIEIPAIVMGGTDLSSVVAVSETGVEFVAMRSGVFDNASGAAQAVSEINALLDEKAPRFGG comes from the coding sequence ATGAGCATTGTTGAAGACCGTTGCCGCCTTGTCCTGATCGTTCCGCAAAGGGACGATGCGCAAAAGCAGGTGACAGAGGTGGAAGACGCATTGCGGGGCGGCGATGTCGCTTCGGTCATCATTCCGCAATACGGTCTGGATGACGCCGCTTTCCAGAAATGGGCCGAACTGATCGTGCCGATCGTCCAGGCGGCGGGTGCCGCCGCCCTCATCGCCGGCGACAGCCGCACGGCTAGCCGGGTGAAGGCGGATGGCCTGCATGTGGGGGGCAATGCCGAGGCGCTTGCCGAGGCGGTGGAAAACTTCACGCCGAAGCTGATCGTCGGCGGCGGCAATGCCGATGATCGCCACAAGGCGCTGGAAATGGGTGAGTCCAATCCGGATTATGTCTTTTTTGGAAAGCTGGAAGGCGACATCAAGCCGGAGGCCCATCCCAAAAATCTGGCGCTCGGGGAGTGGTGGGCGTCGATGATCGAAATCCCGGCCATCGTCATGGGCGGCACGGATCTGTCGTCAGTGGTTGCTGTTTCCGAAACCGGCGTGGAATTCGTGGCAATGCGCAGCGGTGTTTTCGACAATGCATCTGGCGCTGCCCAGGCTGTTTCCGAAATCAACGCTTTGCTTGACGAAAAAGCGCCACGGTTTGGCGGTTGA
- a CDS encoding sulfite exporter TauE/SafE family protein — translation MLTDFHFYLVAIPAVVLVGLSKGGLGGALALMGVPLMALAVSPVQAAAIFLPILIVMDLVALWAWRHHNHRETLLIMLPGAIAGIALGWATSSLISANAMRLVVASVTILFVLRYFYESFKSRRGQEIPAKPQRPAAATLWSSLSGYASFVAHAGGPPFQIYVLPLKLDPKTYTGMSVRFFAIMNAIKLIPYFALGALDATNLKTSASLLPVAMLATLAGARVVKYLKPAVFYPLMYSMALIAALKLLWDGLPF, via the coding sequence ATGCTGACCGATTTTCATTTTTATCTCGTCGCCATCCCCGCAGTCGTGCTTGTCGGCCTTTCCAAAGGGGGACTTGGCGGCGCTCTGGCGCTGATGGGCGTGCCGCTGATGGCGCTTGCCGTTTCGCCTGTACAGGCGGCGGCGATCTTCCTGCCGATCCTGATCGTCATGGATCTTGTGGCTCTCTGGGCGTGGCGACACCATAACCACCGAGAAACGCTGCTCATCATGCTGCCCGGCGCCATCGCCGGCATCGCGCTCGGCTGGGCGACATCCAGCCTCATTTCCGCAAATGCCATGCGCCTTGTCGTCGCCTCGGTCACGATCCTGTTCGTACTGCGTTATTTCTATGAGAGCTTCAAAAGCCGCAGAGGCCAGGAAATACCGGCCAAACCGCAAAGACCGGCCGCCGCGACGCTCTGGTCCAGCCTGTCGGGTTATGCAAGCTTCGTCGCCCATGCGGGCGGTCCGCCTTTCCAGATCTATGTTCTGCCGCTGAAGCTCGATCCAAAGACCTATACCGGCATGAGCGTGCGTTTCTTCGCCATCATGAACGCGATCAAGCTCATCCCCTATTTCGCGCTCGGCGCGCTCGACGCCACCAACCTCAAGACCTCGGCCAGCCTGCTGCCGGTGGCCATGCTGGCGACGCTCGCCGGTGCAAGGGTGGTGAAATATCTGAAACCGGCCGTGTTCTACCCGTTAATGTATTCCATGGCGCTGATTGCAGCGCTGAAACTGCTGTGGGACGGACTGCCGTTCTAG
- a CDS encoding YdcH family protein, with amino-acid sequence MTIQAHIASLEKKHGALEEELESILASPSSDDKEIADLKRRKLRLKDELQRLKASTRH; translated from the coding sequence ATGACCATTCAGGCTCATATTGCATCGCTCGAAAAGAAACACGGTGCTCTGGAGGAGGAGCTCGAGAGTATTCTTGCTTCCCCGTCGTCTGACGACAAAGAGATCGCGGACCTTAAGCGTCGAAAACTGCGCCTGAAGGATGAGCTGCAGAGGCTCAAGGCCTCAACGAGACATTGA
- a CDS encoding YdcH family protein, whose amino-acid sequence MPDQDQADIRLTLARLRQEHEDYDAAINAMIQTSCDALRIQRMKKKKLAVKDKMTQIEDQVIPDIIA is encoded by the coding sequence ATGCCCGATCAGGACCAGGCGGACATCAGGCTCACGCTGGCGCGGCTGCGCCAGGAGCATGAGGATTATGACGCGGCGATCAACGCGATGATCCAGACCAGCTGCGATGCGTTGAGAATACAGCGCATGAAAAAGAAGAAGCTGGCCGTCAAGGACAAGATGACCCAGATCGAAGATCAGGTCATTCCCGATATCATCGCCTGA
- the purE gene encoding 5-(carboxyamino)imidazole ribonucleotide mutase, whose protein sequence is MGSQSDWETMKNAADTLDALDVEYEARIISAHRTPDRLYDFANGAKDEGFKVIIAGAGGAAHLPGMTAAMTPLPVFGVPVQSKTMSGQDSLYSIVQMPAGIPVGTLAIGKAGAINAALLAAAVLALSDEDLADRLDAWRARQSAAVAEYPMDSAQ, encoded by the coding sequence ATGGGCAGCCAGTCCGACTGGGAAACCATGAAGAACGCCGCCGATACGCTGGATGCGCTCGACGTGGAATATGAAGCCCGCATCATTTCCGCCCACCGCACCCCGGACCGGCTTTATGACTTTGCCAATGGCGCAAAGGACGAGGGTTTCAAGGTCATTATCGCCGGTGCGGGCGGGGCCGCCCACCTGCCCGGCATGACGGCCGCCATGACGCCGCTTCCGGTCTTCGGGGTTCCTGTGCAGTCGAAGACCATGTCCGGTCAGGACAGCCTCTATTCCATCGTGCAGATGCCCGCCGGCATTCCCGTCGGCACGCTTGCCATCGGCAAGGCCGGTGCCATCAATGCCGCCCTTCTGGCCGCTGCGGTCCTGGCGCTCAGCGACGAGGACCTGGCCGACCGGCTGGATGCCTGGCGTGCCCGCCAGTCGGCTGCCGTCGCGGAATATCCGATGGACAGCGCCCAGTGA
- a CDS encoding 5-(carboxyamino)imidazole ribonucleotide synthase produces MAKTNNLTIGIIGGGQLGRMLAMAAARLNHRTIVLEPQADCPAAQVCNDQIVAEYDDEKALAELASRCDVVTYEFENVPVAAAEKLSASVPVYPPAQALSASQDRLTEKRFLNGCGIPTADFRAVDSQDELEAALTAFGGKGVLKTRRMGYDGKGQRLFRGGENLTGAFAALGGVPLILESFVAFEREISIIAARFQDGTVTCYDPAENVHLNGILHTSTVPAALSDAAKAVAVQSAEKLLAALEYVGVIGIEFFVLPDGSLVANEMAPRVHNTGHWTEAACAISQFEQHIRAVSDLAPGSTDRHSDCVMTNLIGDDINDVPAWLSKKDCLVHLYGKTEARPGRKMGHVTELLHTGKA; encoded by the coding sequence ATGGCAAAGACGAATAACCTGACCATCGGCATCATCGGCGGCGGGCAGCTTGGCCGGATGCTGGCCATGGCAGCGGCCCGCCTCAACCACCGCACCATCGTGCTGGAGCCGCAGGCCGATTGTCCGGCCGCGCAGGTTTGCAATGACCAGATCGTTGCGGAATATGACGACGAAAAGGCGCTTGCCGAACTCGCAAGCCGCTGCGATGTCGTGACCTACGAATTCGAAAACGTGCCTGTCGCAGCCGCCGAAAAACTCAGCGCCTCCGTGCCCGTCTACCCGCCGGCGCAGGCGCTCAGCGCCTCGCAGGACCGCTTGACGGAAAAACGCTTCCTCAATGGTTGCGGCATTCCGACCGCCGATTTTCGCGCCGTGGATAGCCAGGACGAGCTGGAAGCTGCCTTGACCGCCTTTGGCGGCAAGGGTGTGCTGAAAACCCGCCGTATGGGTTATGACGGCAAGGGCCAGCGTCTCTTCCGGGGCGGCGAAAACCTCACAGGCGCCTTTGCGGCGCTCGGCGGCGTGCCGCTGATCCTCGAAAGTTTCGTCGCCTTCGAGCGGGAAATTTCGATCATCGCCGCCCGTTTCCAGGACGGTACCGTCACCTGTTACGATCCGGCCGAAAACGTCCATCTGAACGGCATTCTGCACACATCGACGGTGCCGGCAGCACTTTCCGATGCCGCAAAGGCTGTCGCCGTGCAATCGGCCGAAAAGCTTCTCGCCGCGCTCGAGTATGTCGGCGTCATCGGTATTGAATTTTTCGTCCTGCCGGATGGTTCTCTGGTTGCCAATGAAATGGCGCCGCGTGTCCACAATACCGGCCACTGGACGGAAGCGGCTTGTGCGATCTCGCAGTTCGAGCAGCATATCCGGGCCGTGTCGGACCTTGCCCCTGGCAGCACGGATCGCCATTCCGATTGTGTGATGACCAATCTGATCGGCGACGACATCAACGACGTGCCCGCATGGCTGTCGAAAAAAGACTGTCTCGTGCATCTCTATGGCAAGACGGAAGCAAGGCCTGGCCGCAAGATGGGCCATGTGACCGAGCTTCTGCACACAGGAAAGGCCTAG
- the ykgO gene encoding type B 50S ribosomal protein L36 yields MKIKNSLKALKARHRDNRLVRRKGRVYIINKQNPRFKARQG; encoded by the coding sequence ATGAAAATCAAGAATTCGCTTAAAGCGCTTAAGGCCCGTCATCGCGATAACCGCCTGGTTCGCCGCAAGGGCCGCGTTTACATCATCAACAAGCAGAACCCGCGTTTCAAGGCTCGTCAGGGCTGA
- a CDS encoding DUF2312 domain-containing protein: MMDETSTTETVAAAELRQFIERVERLEEEKAAIQGDIKDVMGEAKGRGYDTKAIRTIIRLRKKDANERIEEETILQTYMAALGME, encoded by the coding sequence ATGATGGACGAAACAAGCACCACCGAAACCGTCGCCGCCGCAGAACTGCGCCAGTTCATCGAGCGCGTCGAGCGCCTCGAAGAAGAAAAGGCTGCCATTCAGGGTGATATCAAGGATGTCATGGGCGAGGCGAAGGGCCGTGGCTACGACACCAAGGCGATCCGCACCATCATCCGCCTGCGCAAGAAAGATGCCAACGAGCGCATCGAGGAAGAAACCATTCTTCAGACCTATATGGCCGCGCTCGGCATGGAATGA
- a CDS encoding DUF1244 domain-containing protein, whose product MTNENDNSQIEFEAAAFRRLVQHLRERHDVQNIDLMNLAGFCRNCLSNWYREAAEEAGVPLSKDQSREIVYGMPYEDWKEKYQAEASDAQKTAFEQNRPKE is encoded by the coding sequence ATGACGAATGAGAACGACAACAGTCAGATAGAGTTCGAGGCCGCCGCCTTCCGCCGCCTCGTCCAGCATCTTCGTGAACGTCACGATGTGCAGAATATCGACCTGATGAATCTCGCGGGCTTCTGCCGCAATTGTCTTTCCAACTGGTATCGGGAGGCAGCCGAGGAAGCTGGCGTTCCGCTCAGCAAGGATCAATCCCGGGAAATCGTCTACGGCATGCCCTATGAGGATTGGAAAGAGAAATATCAGGCGGAGGCAAGTGATGCCCAGAAAACCGCCTTTGAGCAGAACCGGCCCAAGGAATAG
- a CDS encoding N-formylglutamate amidohydrolase — MNDFIPYEIIEGDYDKGMVLLADHAMNLLPAHYGNLGLPQTAFHRHIAFDIGIEGLTRSLAARLGVPAVLGRFSRLLIDPNRGEDDPTLIMKISDGAIIPGNHPIADEEWQRRIEVFHRPYHNAVDRVLTGVAKASEEAPLVLSLHSYTPFWKETPRPWHAAVLWDTDHRAVDPLLAHLRATGDILVGDNEPYDGALKGDTMYRHCMMRGIPHALLEVRQDLIADEKGIAEWSDRLAPIFAAMNDDPVLHEYQLFASRTGPY; from the coding sequence ATGAACGACTTCATACCCTATGAAATCATAGAAGGCGATTATGACAAAGGCATGGTTCTTCTGGCGGACCATGCCATGAACCTCCTGCCGGCACACTACGGCAATCTTGGCCTTCCGCAAACCGCTTTTCACCGCCATATCGCATTTGATATCGGGATAGAAGGGCTGACGCGCTCGCTGGCTGCGCGCCTTGGCGTGCCGGCCGTGCTCGGGCGGTTCTCACGGCTGCTGATCGATCCGAATCGCGGCGAGGATGATCCGACCCTCATCATGAAGATTTCGGACGGGGCGATCATCCCCGGTAATCATCCGATTGCGGATGAGGAATGGCAAAGGCGGATCGAGGTTTTTCATCGGCCCTATCACAATGCCGTGGACCGCGTGCTGACCGGTGTTGCTAAGGCGTCCGAAGAAGCGCCGCTCGTCCTGTCGCTGCATTCCTATACGCCGTTCTGGAAAGAAACGCCGCGGCCATGGCACGCGGCGGTCCTGTGGGATACCGATCACCGCGCGGTCGATCCACTTCTGGCCCATCTGCGCGCCACCGGCGACATCCTCGTTGGCGACAATGAACCCTATGACGGCGCGCTCAAGGGCGACACCATGTATCGGCATTGCATGATGAGAGGCATACCGCATGCGCTTCTGGAGGTTCGGCAGGATCTGATCGCGGATGAGAAGGGGATCGCCGAATGGTCGGACCGGCTCGCTCCCATTTTCGCCGCAATGAATGACGATCCCGTCCTGCATGAATATCAGCTGTTCGCCTCTCGCACCGGCCCCTATTGA
- a CDS encoding DUF1036 domain-containing protein — translation MARLFSAAALFLTPFIIVESAHADFRVCNSTQNLVGVAIGYRAQDGWVSEGWWQVPSSTCATLIEGELQSRYYYLYAEDAAHGGRWTGDVNMCVAENEFKINGVDDCFARSFQRMGFKEYDTGRQGSWMVQLSDTPGTQGNQN, via the coding sequence ATCGCCCGTCTTTTCTCCGCAGCGGCATTGTTTCTGACCCCGTTCATTATCGTGGAGTCCGCGCATGCGGATTTCCGCGTGTGCAACAGCACGCAGAATCTTGTCGGGGTCGCAATCGGCTACCGCGCACAGGATGGCTGGGTCAGCGAAGGCTGGTGGCAGGTTCCCTCCTCGACCTGCGCAACGCTGATCGAGGGTGAGCTGCAGTCACGTTATTATTATCTTTATGCCGAAGATGCCGCCCATGGCGGCCGCTGGACCGGTGACGTCAACATGTGCGTGGCGGAAAACGAGTTCAAGATCAACGGCGTGGACGATTGTTTTGCCCGCAGCTTCCAGAGAATGGGTTTCAAGGAATATGACACGGGCAGACAGGGCAGCTGGATGGTCCAGCTTTCCGATACGCCAGGCACACAGGGAAATCAAAACTGA
- the pyk gene encoding pyruvate kinase, with protein MKRNRKVKILATLGPASSEEAMIEKLHLAGADLFRINMSHASHDVMRTLIQRIRSVESRNGRPIGILADLQGPKLRVGKFAETKVDLVPGQTFTLDNNDTPGDNTRVFLPHPEILEAVKPGHRLLIDDGKLHLRAEKSDGKSIVTTVVSGTRISDRKGISLPDTLLGVGVLTDKDRVDLDAVLETNEVDWVALSFVQRPEDLAEVRKISRGRVGLMSKIEKPQAVERIEEIIELSDALMVARGDLGVEMPLEAVPGIQKQLTRACRRAGKPVVVATQMLESMITAPVPTRAEVSDVATAVFEGADAIMLSAESASGDYPIEAVSTMASIASTVEQDPYYSNIIYAQRPQPEATGADAISLAARQIAETLKLAAIVTYTSSGTTGLRAARERPQVPIIALSPIIQTARRLSVVWGLHCVVTGDASDLDDMVNRACRIVVSEGFGKPGDRIIISAGVPLGTPGATNMVRIAYIGSDGQSGV; from the coding sequence ATGAAGCGTAACCGCAAAGTCAAAATTCTTGCAACTCTCGGCCCGGCCTCTTCCGAAGAGGCCATGATCGAAAAGCTGCATCTTGCTGGCGCTGATCTTTTCCGGATCAACATGAGCCATGCGAGCCACGACGTGATGCGGACGCTCATTCAGCGTATCCGCTCTGTCGAAAGCCGCAACGGCCGTCCCATCGGCATTCTGGCCGACCTGCAGGGTCCCAAGCTGCGCGTCGGAAAATTCGCCGAGACGAAGGTCGATCTGGTTCCGGGCCAGACCTTCACGCTTGATAACAACGACACCCCCGGCGACAACACCCGCGTTTTCCTGCCGCATCCTGAAATTCTCGAGGCGGTCAAGCCCGGCCACCGTCTGCTGATCGATGACGGCAAGCTGCATCTGCGCGCTGAAAAGAGCGACGGCAAGAGCATCGTCACCACGGTCGTTTCCGGCACCCGGATTTCCGACCGCAAGGGCATCAGCCTGCCCGACACCCTGCTCGGCGTCGGCGTTCTGACCGACAAGGACCGCGTCGACCTCGATGCCGTTCTCGAGACCAACGAAGTGGACTGGGTTGCTCTTTCCTTCGTTCAGCGCCCTGAAGACCTGGCAGAAGTGCGCAAGATTTCCCGCGGCCGCGTTGGCCTGATGTCCAAGATCGAAAAGCCGCAGGCTGTTGAACGCATCGAGGAAATCATCGAGCTTTCCGATGCATTGATGGTTGCGCGCGGCGATCTTGGCGTGGAAATGCCGTTGGAAGCCGTTCCGGGCATCCAGAAGCAGCTGACCCGTGCCTGCCGGCGCGCCGGCAAACCCGTCGTCGTTGCCACCCAGATGCTGGAATCGATGATAACGGCACCGGTTCCGACCCGCGCGGAAGTATCGGACGTTGCAACGGCCGTATTCGAAGGCGCCGACGCCATCATGCTCTCGGCTGAGTCCGCTTCCGGCGATTATCCGATCGAAGCCGTATCGACCATGGCGTCTATCGCCAGCACGGTGGAACAGGACCCCTATTATTCCAACATCATCTACGCGCAGCGTCCGCAGCCGGAAGCAACCGGTGCCGACGCCATTTCGCTTGCCGCCCGCCAGATCGCTGAAACGCTGAAGCTTGCGGCGATCGTCACCTATACGTCCTCGGGCACGACCGGCCTGCGCGCCGCGCGCGAGCGGCCGCAGGTGCCGATCATTGCACTGTCACCGATCATCCAGACCGCACGCCGCCTGTCGGTCGTCTGGGGCCTGCACTGCGTCGTCACCGGCGATGCCAGCGATCTGGACGACATGGTGAACCGCGCTTGTCGCATCGTTGTTTCCGAAGGTTTCGGCAAGCCCGGTGATCGCATCATCATTTCCGCCGGCGTGCCGCTCGGCACCCCCGGCGCAACCAACATGGTGCGCATCGCCTATATCGGCTCGGACGGCCAGAGCGGCGTCTGA